Genomic DNA from Candidatus Nitronereus thalassa:
GTCGTCGACTTGATTCTGCGAGGCGAAGGCGTACTTGAAGGAGTCGTGGTCAATAACTCCACGGCTGAATGGGTCGGTCATGACCGGATTCATGTTGACCCCATTGCCTTGGAATCTAAAATCGTGGTGGATGCCACAGGCCATGATGCCATCATCGTTGAACTACTGAATAAGCGGGGACTCTATCAGTCAGTTCCCGGAAATGGAGGCATGTGGGTTGCACGTTCGGAGGCGATGGTTGTAGAAAATACACGAGAGGTTTTCCCCAATTGTTTTGTTACGGGGCTCGCAGTTGCCGCCGTCGATGGTTCTCCACGCATGGGACCTGCGTTTGGATCCATGCTCTTATCCGGTCGACGTGCTGCCGAATTGGTCTATCGGAAATTGAAAGGGGAATAAGCACTACCCTCATTAGTCTTCAGAGGAATAATGAATATCCAAGATTTTGTTCAACAGGGGGAAGGACTCCAAGAAGATAAAATGACCGCATGGGATTTATTCCAGCAAGCCTATGATCATCAGATGAAAGGGAAGCTGGATGAGGCAATCAAGTTATATCAACGGTCCATCGACACCTTCCCCACAGCAGAGGCGCATACGTTTCTAGGGTGGACCTATAGTTTCATGGGGCAACTTCATGAAGCCATAGAGGAATGTCATCGCGCCATTGCCACAGATCCGGACTTCGGCAATCCCTATAATGATATTGGCGCCTACCTCATTGAACTGGATCAACTTGACGAAGCCATCCCCTGGTTGGAAAAGGCTACTAAAGCCAAACGCTATGAAAGCCCGGCCTTCCCGCATATGAACCTCGGCCGAATCTACGAAAAACAAGGAGACTGGGATCACGCGATTGACTGCTATAAAACGGCCGTCACTTTGAATCCCAAGTATGAATCAGCCAAGCGGGCGATGATGCGGCTCATTACATTGATGAACTGAACTCCCGCGATATCCACCATTTTTTCCCAAACAGGACTCATGACATATGGATTCTCCCAAAACCGTTCTCGTGGCCGTGAGTGATGTATTTTTTTATACAAAAATTCGCGATGCCTTTAAACCAGCTGGCTTTACCCTGCAACGCATAAAATCAGAGACAGATGTCGAAGCAAAAGCCATAGAGCTTCATCCTGTCGCAATCGTGTTGGATATGAATGATCCGAGACTCAACGGCAAGCAAGCCTTACAAACACTAAAAGGGCACCCAGAGCTCAAACATATTCCGGTGCTAGCATTTGCCAATCACGAAGAAGTGGATACTTGGCGGGCGGCAAAAGAATTGGGAATCGACAAGATCGTCTCACGGAACGAATTTTCTTCCCGAACCTTGGCGCTTCTCGAAGAAGTCACCAAGCAAGTGTCGTCATGAAGCACTCACCCCTCCATTCACAGCATCAATCGTTAGGGGCCCAGATTGAACCCGTTGGGGAATGGGAAATGTCGGCCCATTACGGAAACCCCATCGCAGAACACCTCGCGGTACGAAAAGACGTGGGTCTGGCTGACCTTTCCCATCGGGGCTTACTCCAAGTCACAGGGAACGATCGAGTTTCCTGGCTCCAAAGCATCATCAGCAACGACATTCTTCCCTTACAGACTGGGCAATGGCTCTATTCTAGCTTTATGTCCCATAAGGGAAAGATATTGAGTTATTTCCGCGTATACTGTCTTGAAGAATTTCTCTTGGTGGAAGACACAGGAGAAGTCGGGGATACTACGTTTCAAACCTTCAGAAAGTTTTTGCTGTATGGCACCAAAGCCAAAATGAAAAGTTGTAGCGAAACGTGGGGCCTATTGTTAGTGAGTGGCCCCAAAGCGCCTCAGTTGATTAGCCGTGCATTTGGCATAGACGCCTCAAACCTCAAGATCCACTCTTTTCTCAAACATGACTTTAATGGCCAACAACTGCTTATCGCCAAAACAGAAGAAACTGGCGAACACGATTTCGAATTATTTGCTCCCTTCGATGTCCTCCCTGCCGTATGGGAACAAGTCTGGGCTTCTGGGACACCTCTCGGCCTTCACGCCTTTGGCACTCAGACAAGAGAAACCCTCCGCATCGAAGCAGGCATTCCCAAACTTGGACCGGATTTGAATGAACAGATTGTTCCACCTGAAGCCAACTTGGAAGGCAAGGCCTTTAGCTTGACCAAAGGTTGCTATCCCGGGCAAGAAGTCGTAGCCCGCATGGACACCTATGGTTCCGTGAAGCGGCGGCTGGTCGGATTAGTCATTGAAACTCCCGTGAATCAAGTTCCCTCTCCTGGAACAAAAATTTACAAAGGAGATCGTGAAGTCGGCTGGATCAGCAGCGCCACATATTCTCCTTCCCTTCAAAAAACCATTGCCTTGGCTTTCCCATTACGGGATTTCACCATTCCCAAAACGGAATTATCCATCGCCCATGATCAACACCATTATCCAGCCTTCGTTCAGCCACTTCCCTTTTATCCAGCTCGCTAAATTTCGAACTTTTTTTCTTTAGCAGTAAGCAAAAAAAAATCCCCTCCTGAGTTTCCAGGAGGGGATTTTTTTGACCGCTTCTCAGACCAAAGCTAATTATTCTGGGTGACGCGCCGCCGAGATAGCCCCAACGATTTCCAGCAAAGCGCCTTCTCGTTCTGGATCGTCTAATGACACCAGAAGATGCGATTCTTCTCCATGCGTGATTGTTAGAGAAACAAACGGCTTTTCTTGGGCTTTTAATTTATCCCCACTCACCCCTACACCACCTTCATCTTTCCAGACACCATACTGGATTTGGATTTTCTCCAAGTCCTTGAGGGAAAAAATGTCGTATCGAAAATAATCATCACCAATCACCATATCGAAGGCGACATTTCCCGAAGTCAGGGCCACCGCATTAAACCGTCCCTGATCTTCATATCCATGCGGAAGACCAGCATTTATGTAGAGATGGGCGACCTTTCGTCCACCAAGGGCCAAATTTACTTTTTTCTTCATGGCCTGATAGTCAATTTGTAATGGCCGCTCATCCTCGTCTGTGGAAGCCAGCGCGGCAGCCTGTAATTTTTCGAACACTTCATCGGCTGTTAACATGCAAACTGCTCCTTTCCCAATCTTTAACTTTTCTGGACTCACTCAACTCGCTGAGTACGATAGCGGGTCGCCAAGCGGAAACGCAAGTATCCAGATTCCGTTAAACCTAAGCCCTCCACAACGGTCATCTTGGGTATTCGTATGAATATTGGACTCTATAAATAAGGAAAAATTTTCAAACGGGCACCATAGCCAACCGTGCCTCAACGCGTAATTTGCAAACACTGTAGACGGTTCGGCATACTGGAATTTGGTAGATATTATTATTGAGGGAGTCGATCCATGAGTGACCAGCTTTGTATGATTGATGGTTGCACCAATCGAGCCTATGCCCCCTCGGGTACAGGGCAATTGTGCAAAGACCACTTTACCAACTTCGTCCGATGGCGACGAAAAAAAGGCGGGATGGGAATGTTCCGGAAGTATAACAGCATGACCATGGAAGAACGGGATAACATTGTTCTGGAATGGGGCAAAACCCTATCGGTCGGATAAATCAACTCTGGAGGGGAATGGCCCTCGTCTTCACCAGCATTACTCCATCAACGGCGAGCCATGGTGATGGATCATCTTCCAGCCTTCGTCAAACCGTTCGAATAAATTTGTCGCCACCACCCGACTATTTTGCGTATCGTCTCCATGGCGGCTCGTGATATTTTCAGTACAAATCACCCAAGCTAAATCCCCCGCCACTTGGACCTGAAGCTCCGTGAGTGAGAATGCCATCGAAAACACATTATTAAAGATCACCACCCAAGAATCTCGAACTAGCGGCCATCCCACGCGAATACTCCAACCCGGATGAATACAGGTCACGTATTCCTGATGCGCCCAAATTCCATCCATTTTCATAATATCCAAACATTCAAACGCTCCATAGAAATCTTCATTGGCGCGCGTGACTTCTTCAATCCGCTCTTTCAACATTAATCGATATCCTTTCTACAAACACCTTATCGTCGAATCGATGGGGATAGACTCAACCTTTTCTTCTTAGATCATCATCCCATCCTGGTTTCCTTTGGGCAACCCCTGGAGCCATGTTGCTGGTTGCTCGTCGCTAGTGGCTGGTGACAAATAAAAAGGGGCCCAATACTTATCGCAGTTTAAAGTTTCATTTATTCTCGCAAAATTGTCCTGGGCTTGGTAAATGAGTAGCTGCGGAATCTAATTCCTCCCCTCCTTTTGTTTCGCAGATCAGTAGGAAGACCGGGGGAGGGCACGATAAGATCTTTTAGCTACCAAAGGGAATACGCTCACGAAGTTGAGGATCTCGTGACCAGCCACACACCACTGAGGACCAGGATAATACCGATTATTTTCACGACATCGAAGGATTCCCCTAAAATAATGAGGGACAACAGAAGCGATGACACCGGAATCAAATTTATAAACACCCCTGCCCTTGAGGGACCAATTCCCGACACTCCATACAACCAAGCCTGTTGCCCCAGGGCCGTGGCAAATACCACGACATACACCAAGGCCATCCAACCAGAAGCCGAGACACTCGCAAGGCCAACATCCAAGACTTTATGATCGGTCCAAAGAAGAGGAATTTGGATCAGGATTGAAATGAGCAGCGTTGTCCAGTTAACCGTAAGAGGCGTCATCCGCTCCATGACGTGCCGGCTGCCTATGGTATAAAGGGCCCAGCTGACCAAAGCGAGAACCACCAAAATACCACCCAGCAATGGCTTGTCCCCTGGATCCCCGGACGCATTTCCTCCGGAAACTATGGCCACCCCTACGAACGAAATCGCACATCCTACCCAAACCCGACTAAACGGTACGTCCTTGAGAAATAATGAGGACAATACGGCGGTAATGGTGGGGCTTGCTCCAATAATGACACCAGCAGCGCCAGCATCGATAAACTGCAACCCATACAATATCAGTAAATGATTCCCTAGGACCCCCATACCCAACGCCGACAAGATCCCAATATCCTTAAAGGCCCATTTCGTGGAAGCCTGGTCTTTCCACCACCATAATGGAATGAGGATACCTAACGCCCCAATGCCTCTGAAGACTGAAACTTCCACGGCCGAAAAGGCACCTAAGGCCACTTTTTGCGCCACAATCGATCCCCCCCAAACCACGGCAGCGGTAATTAAGGCCGCATAGGCCGCTGATTCGCGTGGACCAGACATACTGTAATCCTTTGAAAGAGATTTATCAGGATTCTACCTGATGTGATAGGCTGGAAAAGTCAGACCAGATTTGCCATGCTATGCCAATGAAAGGGTCCTGAGGCAACTTCTATTTTGCACTCTCAAACTTCTCACCAAACTCAACCCTGGATGGACCCTCCCACACCCTTGACTCTTCCACAAGGGGAAGTTCATGTGTGGCGCGGAATTGTAGACCTTCCTCCTTCCCGCCTTCAAGTTTACCAAGAGAGCCTGAGCAGGGAAGAACAGGAACGAGCTCAGCGGTTTCGTTTTCTCCAACATCAAACTCGGTTCATTTCGACACGGGGAGTGTTGAGATCCCTACTCGGGCACTATCTCACTTTGGCTCCGCAGGAAATCGAATTAGATTCAAGTCCTCAGGGCAAACCCTTTGTGGCAAACCCTGGTTCCCGCCCCCTCTATTTTAATGTCAGCCATTCCCAAAAAATCGCGCTATTTTCTTTCAGCCATGATTCAGAAGTTGGAATTGATGTGGAAGGCACCAGACCTGGGCTGGATTATCACTCTATAGGCCAACGAATCATGAGTGCACAAGAACTGCAGTGGCTCGAGAGTCTTCCGGTTTCCAAGCAAAAAGCCGCTTTTTTGACATGCTGGACACGGAAAGAAGCCTTTGTGAAGGCACATGGCTCAGGACTGAACTTTCCCATGAAGGACCTCACCTTGACATTCTTGCCTCATCAACCGGCCACTATTGTCCACATTGCCGACACCGATTTGGCAAGCCGTCCCTGGGCTATCTATCCGGTCTATCCTCGAATCCGTTATGCGGCGGCCTTGGTCGTGGCTGGTAGACCCCATACCGTCCAATTTTGGAATGCCGATGGGTGGAAGTAAAATCACAGACTCACCAAAATCTTTGATTCCAGCAACAGCTTCTTGCCTTATCACGATCATGGGACTAGAACGCTTTTTCTGGTCCAAGAGGCCCTTACGGCCCTAAAGGCTTAGACGCATAGGCCTTCTGTCCGGTTGACGTGACTCGCCCCCAAGAATAAAATGAGATCCTATTGTCCCGAGAGGGTCATTGGAACAAATTTTTTTTGAAAACCAAATTTTGGCACGATAAGTTTAAGAAGGAGGGATTATGTCTTTATTGATTACTGAAGAATGTATTAATTGTGGGGCGTGCTTACCCGAATGCCCAAACGAGGCCATCTTTGAAACCCGTAGCGCTGCTGAAGAAAAGGGAAACAAAGTCGGTGAAGGGCAAGGAGAAGGTGACACCGTCTATGTCATTACCTACGAGCGGTGTACCGAATGCGTCGGTCACTTTGACGAACCTCAATGCGCGGCGGTGTGTCCGGTGGATGATTGTTGTATTTCCGACCCAGAAATCCCTGAAACCACCGAAGTCTTGTTAGAAAAGGCGAAAACACTTAACCCCGACAAAGAAATCGATCCCGCCAAAGTATGGAGCGGCGTTCGAAACTAAATTACGCGGTCATTGCCAGCGATAAAAAAGCCCGCTCTCTTATCGAGAGCGGGCTTTTTTATTTTCGATCTTTATCAAACTACCTCGGGATAAACCCAAAACCGATCGGAACCAGCCTTTTTCTTAACTAGTAGGAAAATCTAGGCATTTTGCAAATCTCCGATTCGTACGGATACAAACTTGGACACCCCAGGCTCCTCCATGGTCACCCCAAATAATGAGTCGGCAATTTCCATGGTACGTTTATTGTGGGTAATCACCAAAAATTGTGAAAGATCAGTCAATTGAGTCAAGAATCTCGCAAAGCGAATCACGTTGGGTTCATCCAACGGCGCATCCACCTCGTCAAGGATACAAAAGGGTGATGGTTTGATAAGAAAACTGGCGAATAACAACGCGAGCACGGTAAGGGCTTTCTCTCCCCCCGATAACATGGAGAGATTCTTGAGCCGTTTTCCAGGAGGCTGGGCCACAATATCCACACCAGCATCCAAGTAATTACCTTCCCCGTCCTCCTCTGATTCCGGCAGAGCCAAGACTAACTCTGCATGTCCTCCGGCAAACAGCGCAGAAAATACCTCCCCGAATTTTTCCTGCACCGCCTTAAATGTTTCCTCAAACATTTGATTCGTGGTTTGGCTCAAGCGGTCGATAATTTCTTGCAATGATTGGATCGACTCGGATAAATCTGCTTCCTGTTTGGTCAGAAATTGGAAACGCTCTTCCAGCTCACGATGTTCCTCAATCGCCGCCAAATTGATAGGACCCATTCGTTCCAATCGCCCTCGGATCGTGCCGACCCGCTCCCGCCAGGCGGTTGGGCCTTCCGCGGTATGTTCAGAACCATCAGAGTCTTCAGAAAACGATATTGGCTCCGAAAGATCTTCAACAGACTGCCCATAGGTGCCGGTTAAAGTATCGACGACAGTCTGCCACCGTGTTCGCACTTCGGCTAACTGCACCTCAAGGGCGGCTCGCTTATCTCGGGTGGAGGTAAATTGTTTCCGGATATCGGCCAACCGCTGTTCAAACTCCCGGACCCGACTCATGCCAGCATGGTGGCGCTCCTCCAAGGTTTGCAATTCTCCTCGGAGCGTGTCTTTCTGTTGCTCGAGATTCTTGAATAATATCTCGGCGCGATTCTGTTCAGCCTGGCTTTCCTGAGCTTTTATTTCCAGGGTTTGAACTTTTTCCGCCAATAGACGTATCCGTGATTGTCGAGCCTCTTCTTCCTGCTGAATCCGATCCGAATCAGCCTGCGTGCGCTCTCGTCGCTCATGTAAAGTCGTGCGGGTCAGTCGGGCACCGGTCAATTGTTCATATAAACGGGAGGTCTCAGCTTCAACCTCCTGAAGCTGGGCCACTAACCTGTCCAAATCCGACTGTTGGGTCGTCTGCTCCTGCGCCAATTGTCCGAGGCGATCACGACAGGTTTGGCTTTGTTCTTTCAGGCGAACGAGACCGGCCTGGTTGGAGGCTAATTCCTGAGTTACCGATTGCACCTGCTCTTCAACATCCGCAATCTGCTGTTCAAAATTACTGACCTCATTTTCTGCCATGAGGACATTCCGTTCGGACTCCTTCAGCAACTCATCTAGCGTCCGTAATTGTTCCTTGGCTGCTTCGTGCTCTTGCCGTAATTCTTTATGCCGACGTTCCGTCGCTTCAAGACGTTGTCCAATATCCGCAATGTGGCTTTCTAAGGTTCGTACTTCGCGTCTTCGCTGAAGGACGCCACTCGAATCTCCGGTTGATCCTCCACTCACCAACCCTGATGTTTCGACAATCTCTCCAGAAAGCGTCGCGAAAAGAGGGGCTGTGGGTCCAACCCATCGACGCTGACGAACTAAGGCCAAGGCTTGATCAAGATTTTGAATAACCACCACGCGCTGCAAGAGAGAATGAACCACAGCCTTCAATTCCTCAGGAACACCTACCATTTCTGCGGCGCGCCCCATTACGCCTTCCTGTAATTGCAGCTCAGACCACCAATCCGGCACTTGCCCTTGAGTAATGTCATAGGGTTGTGAGGGAATGAATGTACCTCGACCTAAGTCATGCTCTTTCATGAATTGTAGCGCTTGAAGAATATCGCTCTCTCCATCAACTACCCAGGCACGAATATGTTCGCCCAAGGCCGCTTCAACCGCTTGCTCAATTTGCTGAGGAACGTCAAGACACTCACCTACGGCTTCTTTCACCCCCTGGTACGTCTGGCGGATGGATGAACTTTCTGCTCCACCTTCGTACCCAAATTCTTCCTGGAGCACGGCTTGAAGAGCTGCCAGACGGGACTCTGCCGCAGCTTGCTCGGTTTTCCCGTTAACCCGTTGCTGTTCCACATCACGAATTTGCTGATCGAGTTGGGAAAGCTGTAACAATATCTCTTCACGATGAGCACGTGTCGATTGAACTTGTGTGGTCAGCTGCCCAAGCTTTTCACGGGCATCAACCAACTTATCTCGAATGTCTGTAAGGTCGGTTTCACCAAGTGATTGATCCTCCTGAAGTTGCCGAATTTCACGGCTAAGATCCTCCTGACGTGCATCTAAGTTTTGAAGCCGGGTCTCTGATTGAGTTCGTTCAACTGTTCCCTCTAAAATTTGTTTCCGTAAACTTTCGGCCTGGGCTTGCAAGGATGACCGAGTGTCCACCAGCGCTTGTTCTTCAGCTTCCAGTCGGGCTAGGGTCTGTTCCGCCTGTTGGGCGTCCTCCCTGGCCTGGGTTAACTGCTGTTGCAGCGAGTCAATGGCACCGACCGCATTCGCGGATTCCCGCCCGAGACGATCTTGTTCTTCTACTCCTTGAGCCTGTTGTTCGGTATAGAGTTGGATTCGATGACGTTCCACTTCCAGGACCGTGAGGGTTTGCCCCATTTCATGTTCCAGCTTGCGTAGCTCTTCTTGGGTTTTCCCCACGACTTCCCCATCCCGGAGCTGCTCTTCTTTGAGCTGTTCATGCGTCGCGGTCACCGTCGCTTCTTCAGCCATATGCTCAGCCTCCTGGGCTTCCAGGGCGGAGATTTGATTTTCAAAGTCGGCGCGGTCACGCCCTAATTCTTGGTAATCCCAGCGCAAGACATTCAGCTCGAGAGCCCGACATTCTTCTTGGAGCTTTCCATATTGCTCAGCTTGACGGGCTTGACGCTCGAGTGTCCGAAGCTGTTTTTGGACTTCCCCGATGACATCCCGGACCCGAACCAAATTTTGTTCCGTGGAATTGAGCTTTCGAAGTGCTTCGTTTTTTTGTTTTTTAAACCGTCCGATGCCCGCCGTTTCTTCAATAAAATTCCGACGGTCCTGTGGTGACCCGGACAAAATCTGATCAATATTGCCCTGCTCAATCACCGTATGTCCTTTGGTCCCAGCCCGCGCTTCTAAAAACAGGCTGCGCACATCCTTTAACCGACAGGGAATTTTATTGATGTAATACTCACTGTCTCCATCCCGGTACAACCGCCGAGTGACCATGATTTCTTTATTTCCGGGAAGCTCATCAAACACCCCGGCCACAGATTCCAATTCCTGACTGGTCACATCAGTAACGATCAAGGACACTTCGGCCATGCCCAAAGGCTTTCGGGATTCCGTGCCATTGAAAATCACATCTTCCATTTTCTCGCTTCGGAGAGCCTTGGTACTTTGTTCTCCCAAGACCCACAATATGGAATCCACCACATTGCTTTTGCCAGCTCCATTTGGGCCCACAATAGCGGTAATCCCTTTGGGGAAATCGATTTTGGCTTCGTGGAAGGACTTAAACCCGGAAACGATCATCGACTTGAGTTGCATAAAATCCGTCAGCCTTGTTGGAATGGTGAATACAGGAAATTTATCCGGGGTGATCTAACACAGGTATAGCAAAAAATCAAAGGCAGAGCACTAAATGTCGTGGGTTACCATATATAATACTTCCAAGTATTGTGGTTTTACTGATTTTTATCCACTTCAGGACAACTGCAATATAGCAGACCTTTTTCATTTGCGACCAGGCATGACTAATTCCTTGGGAAGGAGAAATTCCACATCCTCTTCGACGACAGTCAGCTCTTCGACTTCCGTTGCACCCAACCCTTTGAGGTAGGAAACCACTTCTGTGACGAGGACCTCTGGGGCCGAAGCCCCTGCAGTAATCCCAATTGATTCGACCCCCTTGAGCCAATCGCTTTGGATATCTTTATAAGAATCAATGAGATAGCTAGGAATAGCAAAGCGCTCCGCCAATTCACGAAGTCGGTTGGAATTTGAACTGTTGGGCGAACCAATCACAAGAATCAGCTCTACAAACTTGGCTAATTCTTTGACGGCATTTTGGCGATTTTGGGTAGCATAGCAGATATCTTCTTGGTGAGGTCCTTTAATGCCTGGAAACCGCTGATGTAGGGCTTCCACGACTTCGCGGCACTCATCCACACTCAGGGTCGTTTGGGTCACATAGGATAAATGGTCGGTATTTTCCACTTGTAGGTTTTCCACGTCCTCGACAGAGGACACCAAATGAAACTTATCCGGAATTTGCCCCAAAGTCCCAACCACTTCGGGATGCCCAGCATGGCCGATTAATATGAGTTCATAATTATTCGTGTAGTCCCGGTTGACCTCATTGTGGACTTTGATGACAAGCGGACAGGTAGCATCGATCGCTTTTAAGTTTCTCCGCCTCGCATCCTCCCACACACTTTTCGCGACGCCATGGGCGCTAAAAATCACCAAGGCTCCATCGGGCACTTCATCCAATTCCTCGACAAAGACGGCACCGCGTTCACGTAGCGAATTGACGACATGCCGGCTATGCACAATTTCGTGCCGCACATAAATCGGAGCACCGTACCGCTTGAGCGACAGTTCAACAATTTCAATGGCCCGATCAACGCCAGCACAAAATCCTCGCGGATTGGCTAAATATATTTTCTTCACGGAAGCCTCCTTACATTTGCCGGAAATGGGATTCGCCTTGGAAAGTTCAGCAAGGGGAAAAACATAGGTAAAAGTCGAGCCACCTTAGGCTAGGTTTCGCTATTTCGTCAACTTATTTTAAGAGATACGTCGCCCGTAAACAAAGAGAGACGAAATGCGAGCGACAGGAGACGAATTACACCCATCGCCACGCAAAAAGTCCCACAAAGACGGGCCTATTTACCACCGGATGAGAGCGGTTCCCCACGTTAACCCACCACCAAAGGCACCAAGAAGTATAAGGTCGCCTTCGGCAAACTTGTGTTGCCCTTGGGCTGCATCCAAGGCTATGGGCAGGGAAGCCGACGAGGTATTGCCTACCTGCTCAATCATCGAAAACATTTGGGTCGGAGCCAGACGGGCACGGTTGGCAATGGCTCGAAGCATTCGAGCATTCGCTTGATGCGCAATCACCTGAGTAATATCACTAACCTTGAGGTCGAACTCCCGAAGTATGTCTGCGAAAGCCACACTCAACCGCTTAACGCCCGTGCGAAATACTTGGCTGCCTTTCAGCTCAATGGCATGAAGATGATTTTCAACTGTTTCGGCACTGCCTGGAAGTTTCGATCCTCCCGCAGGCACAGTAATAAGGTTACGATATGCCCCATCAGAATATAAACGAATTCCTAAAATTCCTGGCGCCTTGTTCGAGTCCGCTGCCGCTATCCCTTCATCTCTTACCATCACCGCGGCTCCGGCTCCATCGCCAAACAACATGGCACTGGACTTCCGCGTACCATCCAGATATCGGGATTTCACTTCCGCCGCCACGACAAGACAACACCGATATTGCCCGGATCGGATAAAGGAGTCGGCCATCGACAACCCATATAAAAACCCTGTACAAGACGCGGCTAAATCAAATGCAGCCACAGGTCGGGCCTTCAATTTTTGTTGGAGATAACACGCGGTTGACGGGAAAATGGTGTCGGGAGAGGTCGTC
This window encodes:
- a CDS encoding ketoacyl-ACP synthase III, which gives rise to MKNRVFSRIKGTGTYLPERVVSNDEVASLLGLPDEDVFRVTGIKARHWCHPEQTCSDLAAEAARRALSAADLSIEAVDAILVSTTSPDTIFPSTACYLQQKLKARPVAAFDLAASCTGFLYGLSMADSFIRSGQYRCCLVVAAEVKSRYLDGTRKSSAMLFGDGAGAAVMVRDEGIAAADSNKAPGILGIRLYSDGAYRNLITVPAGGSKLPGSAETVENHLHAIELKGSQVFRTGVKRLSVAFADILREFDLKVSDITQVIAHQANARMLRAIANRARLAPTQMFSMIEQVGNTSSASLPIALDAAQGQHKFAEGDLILLGAFGGGLTWGTALIRW
- the ispH gene encoding 4-hydroxy-3-methylbut-2-enyl diphosphate reductase, translated to MKKIYLANPRGFCAGVDRAIEIVELSLKRYGAPIYVRHEIVHSRHVVNSLRERGAVFVEELDEVPDGALVIFSAHGVAKSVWEDARRRNLKAIDATCPLVIKVHNEVNRDYTNNYELILIGHAGHPEVVGTLGQIPDKFHLVSSVEDVENLQVENTDHLSYVTQTTLSVDECREVVEALHQRFPGIKGPHQEDICYATQNRQNAVKELAKFVELILVIGSPNSSNSNRLRELAERFAIPSYLIDSYKDIQSDWLKGVESIGITAGASAPEVLVTEVVSYLKGLGATEVEELTVVEEDVEFLLPKELVMPGRK